From Prosthecobacter sp., the proteins below share one genomic window:
- the accD gene encoding acetyl-CoA carboxylase, carboxyltransferase subunit beta — MGFFKKRSVDDLGEKKRDMPEGLWTKCPSCNESLFEQALSKNLRVCTNCGYHFTIGSDERIASLVDEGSFVEMDKHLDSVNALGFKGYLDKVKAYQAKTGLTEAVVTGHATIEGIAVLVAIMDFRFLGASMGSVVGEKITRAIEAATAERKPVIVFSASGGARMHEGILSLMQMAKTSGALARHSEARLPYISVLTHPTTGGVTASFATLGDIIIAEPKCMIGFAGPRVVKETTHADLPPGFQTAEFMMQHGLVDMIVDRKDMRPTLAKVLRYLAGVKASA; from the coding sequence ATGGGATTTTTCAAAAAACGCTCTGTTGACGATTTAGGCGAGAAGAAACGCGACATGCCGGAAGGCCTCTGGACGAAGTGCCCCTCGTGCAACGAAAGCCTGTTTGAGCAGGCGCTCTCCAAAAACCTCCGCGTCTGCACGAACTGCGGCTATCATTTCACCATCGGCTCCGACGAGCGCATCGCCAGCCTGGTGGACGAGGGCAGCTTCGTCGAGATGGACAAGCATCTCGATTCTGTGAACGCCCTCGGCTTCAAAGGCTACCTCGACAAGGTGAAGGCCTACCAGGCCAAGACCGGGCTCACCGAGGCCGTCGTCACCGGCCACGCCACCATCGAGGGCATCGCCGTCCTGGTCGCCATCATGGACTTCCGCTTCCTCGGTGCCAGCATGGGCAGCGTCGTGGGGGAAAAAATCACCCGCGCCATCGAGGCCGCCACCGCCGAGCGCAAGCCGGTCATCGTCTTCTCCGCCTCCGGCGGCGCCCGCATGCACGAGGGCATCCTCAGCCTCATGCAGATGGCCAAGACCAGCGGTGCCCTCGCCCGCCACTCGGAAGCCCGCCTGCCCTACATCTCCGTGCTCACGCACCCGACCACCGGCGGCGTCACCGCCAGCTTCGCCACCCTCGGCGACATCATCATCGCCGAGCCGAAGTGCATGATCGGCTTCGCCGGACCGCGTGTGGTGAAGGAAACCACCCATGCCGACCTCCCTCCCGGCTTCCAGACCGCCGAGTTCATGATGCAGCACGGCCTCGTCGATATGATCGTGGACCGCAAGGACATGCGCCCCACGCTGGCGAAGGTGCTGCGCTACCTGGCCGGAGTGAAGGCAAGTGCCTGA
- a CDS encoding 2-oxoglutarate dehydrogenase E1 component, translated as MSATLPYRANADFLESKYVDWKKDPGSVEPLWSSFFEGFELGMARLATKGAESAAGAGTPLSEKTLNFRMRVSNALYAFRELGHTAAHLDPLDKEGPEIPSLTLAGLGFTADELEEDVQTHLFRGGQPMKLKTMLADLQRIYCGRTGFEFMHIHNPEVRTWLLERIEGRDLDAKPEAKAQIDALRWLLEAETFERFLHRRFVGQKRFSVEGGESMLVALETILEGMPAYGGKEIILGMAHRGRLSVLANFLRKPLEYLFYEFSENYVPNMVSGDGDVKYHLGFETVRQTSGGDSIGVMLAPNPSHLEAVDPVVEGMARARQRALGDTKDRKKVIPVLIHGDAAFAGQGLVAEVLNLSQLPGYQTGGTIHVIVNNQIGFTTMPEDARSSHYCTDVAKMIEAPVLHVNGDCPMEVVHATKLALEFRQTFGLDVILDIVCYRRHGHNETDEPGFTQPNMARSIAEHPSTATLFRLDLASAGVLDEAGSAALQRELEDELEQGITTLADRDKHADGGNPFEGSMAMPQAAYDYHPVKTGVELKDLKKVGERLLEVPEGFNLHPTIAKRFLAARKKALEAGEGIDWAYAESLAFGTLLTEGHGVRLSGQDVRRGTFSQRHSVFYDSQTRERHIPLNNLAAEQGRYCVYNSLLSEAAVLGFDYGYSLLTSNLLVCWEAQFGDFVNGAQVIIDQFIASAESKWQRPCHLTLLLPHGYEGQGPEHSSARLERFLQLCAGGNMQVCNFTTPAQYFHALRRQLKRSTRKPLVVMTPKSLLRHPKCVSKLSDMAEGTTFKEVLDDDQLLAPPERITRLILCSGKVYYDLLEFRAENKIKNAAIIRIEQLYPLNYEMLKEIVAKYPRAQKKWIWCQEEPRNMGAHYYIRPRLEELSNHKLRYAGRERSSSPAAGSKAIHTLEQENLVEAAFNA; from the coding sequence ATGAGTGCCACTTTGCCGTACCGCGCCAATGCGGATTTCCTTGAGTCCAAGTATGTGGACTGGAAAAAAGACCCTGGTTCCGTCGAACCGCTGTGGTCATCGTTTTTTGAAGGTTTTGAACTGGGCATGGCCCGTCTGGCCACGAAAGGCGCGGAGTCGGCCGCCGGGGCAGGCACACCGCTCTCCGAGAAGACGCTGAACTTCCGCATGCGTGTGTCGAACGCGCTGTATGCCTTCCGCGAACTCGGCCACACGGCCGCGCATCTCGACCCGCTGGACAAGGAAGGGCCGGAGATTCCCTCGCTCACGCTGGCGGGCCTCGGCTTCACGGCGGACGAGCTCGAAGAGGATGTGCAGACGCATCTGTTCCGCGGCGGGCAGCCGATGAAGCTCAAGACGATGCTGGCGGACCTGCAGCGCATTTATTGCGGACGCACGGGCTTCGAGTTCATGCACATCCACAACCCGGAGGTGCGCACCTGGCTGCTGGAGCGCATCGAAGGCCGCGATCTGGACGCCAAACCGGAGGCAAAGGCGCAGATCGACGCGCTGCGCTGGCTGCTGGAGGCGGAGACCTTTGAGCGCTTCCTGCACCGCCGCTTCGTCGGGCAGAAGCGTTTCTCGGTGGAAGGTGGGGAGTCGATGCTCGTGGCGCTGGAGACCATTCTCGAAGGCATGCCGGCCTACGGCGGCAAGGAAATCATCCTCGGCATGGCGCACCGCGGCCGTCTCAGCGTGCTGGCGAATTTCCTGCGCAAACCGCTGGAGTATCTCTTTTACGAGTTCAGCGAAAACTATGTGCCGAACATGGTCAGTGGCGATGGTGACGTGAAGTATCACCTGGGCTTTGAAACCGTGCGCCAGACCAGCGGCGGAGATTCCATCGGCGTGATGCTCGCGCCGAACCCGAGCCATCTGGAAGCGGTGGATCCCGTCGTCGAAGGCATGGCCCGTGCCCGCCAGCGCGCGCTGGGCGACACGAAGGACCGCAAAAAAGTCATCCCCGTGCTCATCCACGGTGACGCGGCCTTCGCCGGCCAGGGTCTCGTGGCGGAAGTGCTCAATCTCTCGCAGCTCCCCGGCTACCAGACCGGCGGCACGATCCACGTCATCGTGAACAACCAGATCGGCTTCACCACGATGCCGGAGGACGCCCGCAGCTCGCATTACTGCACCGACGTGGCGAAGATGATCGAGGCGCCTGTGCTCCATGTGAATGGCGACTGCCCGATGGAAGTCGTGCATGCGACGAAGCTCGCGCTCGAATTCCGCCAGACCTTTGGCCTGGATGTGATCCTCGACATCGTGTGCTACCGCCGACATGGCCACAACGAGACGGACGAGCCCGGCTTCACCCAGCCGAACATGGCCCGCTCCATCGCCGAGCATCCTTCCACCGCGACCTTGTTCCGTCTCGACCTCGCTTCGGCGGGTGTGCTTGACGAAGCCGGTTCCGCCGCGCTGCAGCGCGAGCTGGAAGACGAACTCGAACAGGGCATCACCACGCTCGCTGATCGTGACAAGCACGCCGATGGCGGCAATCCATTTGAAGGCAGCATGGCGATGCCGCAGGCGGCATATGACTACCATCCGGTGAAGACCGGCGTCGAACTCAAGGACCTGAAAAAAGTGGGCGAGCGTCTTCTGGAAGTGCCGGAGGGCTTCAATCTGCATCCCACCATCGCCAAACGCTTCCTCGCTGCCCGCAAGAAAGCATTGGAGGCTGGAGAAGGAATCGACTGGGCCTATGCCGAGTCCCTGGCCTTTGGCACGCTTCTCACCGAAGGCCATGGCGTCCGCCTCAGCGGCCAGGACGTGCGACGCGGCACCTTCAGCCAGCGCCACAGCGTGTTTTATGATTCGCAGACACGTGAGCGCCATATCCCGCTGAACAACCTGGCCGCCGAGCAAGGCCGCTACTGCGTGTACAACAGTCTTCTGTCCGAGGCCGCCGTGCTCGGTTTTGATTACGGCTACTCGCTGCTCACCAGCAATCTGCTCGTCTGCTGGGAAGCGCAGTTCGGCGACTTCGTGAACGGAGCGCAGGTCATCATCGACCAGTTCATCGCCAGCGCCGAAAGCAAATGGCAGCGCCCCTGTCACCTGACGCTTCTGCTGCCGCACGGTTACGAAGGCCAGGGCCCCGAGCACTCCAGCGCGCGGCTGGAACGCTTCCTGCAGCTCTGCGCCGGCGGTAACATGCAGGTCTGCAATTTCACCACGCCCGCGCAGTATTTCCATGCGCTGCGCCGCCAGCTCAAGCGCAGCACGCGCAAGCCGCTCGTCGTCATGACGCCCAAAAGCCTGCTGCGCCATCCGAAGTGCGTCTCCAAGCTCAGCGACATGGCCGAAGGCACCACCTTCAAGGAAGTGCTCGATGACGACCAGCTCCTCGCCCCGCCGGAACGCATCACGCGCCTGATCCTGTGCAGCGGCAAGGTCTATTATGATCTGCTTGAATTCCGCGCCGAGAACAAGATCAAGAACGCCGCCATCATCCGCATCGAGCAGCTTTACCCGCTGAACTACGAGATGCTGAAGGAGATCGTCGCCAAGTATCCGCGTGCGCAGAAAAAATGGATCTGGTGCCAGGAGGAGCCGCGCAACATGGGCGCCCACTACTACATCCGCCCGCGCCTCGAAGAGCTCTCCAACCACAAGCTCCGCTACGCTGGCCGCGAGCGCAGTTCCAGCCCCGCCGCCGGATCAAAGGCCATCCACACGCTCGAACAGGAAAACCTGGTCGAGGCCGCCTTCAACGCTTGA
- a CDS encoding ComF family protein produces the protein MPFPGPPAESRLQRMLQTAWAAVVDLVYPRLCSVCRIPLPQETPRSGAQAWFCRSCEESLPLVEPPYCKVCGEVYDGAFTNEFRCMNCSGRKLEFEFAVAACRAEEAMRELIHQFKYDRRLHLRGALATLMLRVLEEPRLARENLADWLLVPVPLHRSRELDREFNQSWELCQRLSQLTGIPAAKALVRVRATETQANLDRDERLRNLRGAFALPKPRPWQRPTDLQGRRILLVDDVFTTGATTSECARILRREGGVEKVVVITAARG, from the coding sequence ATGCCCTTTCCTGGCCCACCCGCCGAATCACGTCTGCAACGAATGTTGCAGACGGCGTGGGCGGCCGTGGTGGATCTGGTTTATCCGCGTTTGTGCAGCGTTTGCCGCATACCACTGCCGCAGGAGACACCGCGTTCTGGTGCACAGGCCTGGTTTTGCCGCAGTTGTGAGGAATCGCTGCCGCTGGTGGAGCCGCCTTACTGCAAGGTATGCGGCGAGGTGTATGACGGAGCTTTTACGAACGAGTTCCGCTGCATGAACTGTAGCGGGCGGAAATTGGAGTTTGAGTTCGCCGTGGCGGCCTGTCGTGCCGAGGAGGCGATGCGGGAGCTGATTCATCAGTTCAAGTATGACCGCCGCCTGCATCTGCGTGGGGCGCTGGCCACGCTGATGCTGCGGGTGCTGGAGGAGCCCCGGCTGGCGCGGGAAAATCTCGCGGATTGGCTGCTGGTGCCGGTGCCGCTGCATCGCAGCCGCGAGCTGGACCGGGAGTTCAACCAAAGCTGGGAGCTGTGCCAGCGGCTCTCGCAGTTGACCGGTATTCCTGCTGCGAAAGCGCTGGTGCGCGTCCGTGCGACCGAGACGCAGGCGAATCTGGATCGCGACGAGCGGCTGCGGAACCTGCGCGGGGCATTTGCTTTGCCCAAACCACGGCCTTGGCAGCGCCCAACCGACCTTCAGGGCCGCCGCATTCTCCTGGTGGACGATGTTTTCACCACGGGAGCGACGACCAGCGAGTGCGCCCGAATTTTGCGACGTGAGGGCGGGGTAGAAAAAGTGGTGGTCATCACCGCGGCACGCGGCTAG